Proteins co-encoded in one Arachis hypogaea cultivar Tifrunner chromosome 11, arahy.Tifrunner.gnm2.J5K5, whole genome shotgun sequence genomic window:
- the LOC112722477 gene encoding microtubule-associated protein RP/EB family member 1A: protein MASNIGMMDSAYFVGRNEILTWINSTLHLNLSRIEEAASGAVQCQMMDMTYPGVVPMHKVNFDAKTEYDMIQNYKILQDVFNKLKIDKHIEVNRLVKGRPLDNLEFLQWLKRYCDSVNGGIMNENYNPVERRCKGGKDRNLRCSIKGSKSLQTNIVNHSGSGTALNSNPTSGAKQIRPSGVENEPNKSAEIEALSQQVADLKIAMGHLEKERDFYFAKLRDIEILCQASEVDNNPMTVATKKILYADEAKESALDEALGYLNQTLNSVQDEAETEA, encoded by the exons ATGGCTTCCAATATTGGAATGATGGACAGCGCCTACTTTGTCGGCAGGAATGAGATTCTCACTTGGATCAACTCCACTCTCCATCTCAATCTCTCTCGCATCGAGGag GCTGCATCTGGTGCTGTTCAATGCCAGATGATGGACATGACATATCCAGGTGTTGTTCCAATGCACAAG GTGAACTTTGATGCAAAGACAGAGTATGATATGATCCAGAATTACAAAATTCTGCAGGATGTGTTCAACAAGCTGAAAATTGACAAG CATATCGAAGTTAACAGGCTTGTTAAAGGCCGACCTCTGGATAACTTGGAGTTCCTGCAATGGTTGAAACGTTACTGTGATTCAGTGAATGGTGGCATTATGAATGA GAACTATAATCCTGTGGAACGAAGGTGTAAGGGTGGAAAGGACCGAAATCTAAGGTGTTCTATAAAGGGCTCAAAATCATTGCAGACAAACATTGTGAATCATTCTGGTTCAGGCACCGCACTCAATTCTAATCCAACATCTG GGGCCAAGCAAATCAGGCCAAGTGGAGTAGAAAATGAACCTAATAAGTCAGCAGAGATTGAGGCTTTGTCCCAACAG GTTGCTGATCTCAAAATTGCTATGGGTCACCTGGAAAAAGAAAGAGACTTTTACTTTGCAAAACTACGGGATATAGAAATCCTTTGTCAGGCTTCAGAAGTGGATAATAATCCT ATGACTGTAGCAACTAAGAAGATTTTGTATGCTGATGAAGCAAAGGAATCGGCACTAGATGAAGCTCTAGGTTACCTTAACCAAACTTTGAATTCTGTCCAAGATGAAGCAGAAACTGAAGCCTGA
- the LOC112724033 gene encoding stigma-specific STIG1-like protein 3, giving the protein MGFLKAIFTIAITMALSIALITMNGINQLEEVKSSQDQQQQQPLIHDGENKIVLPSKRLNRFLAEYPDDKNPRNPKAADHCKRDNELCYLMGYDRNTTACCNNKCMDLGYDKHNCGACQQKCKKYTDSCCRGECVNTNFDKRHCGGCNNRCEKGQYCVYGLCGYA; this is encoded by the coding sequence ATGGGATTCCTAAAGGCCATATTCACCATAGCAATAACCATGGCTTTGTCGATCGCGCTCATCACGATGAACGGTATTAACCAGTTAGAGGAAGTGAAATCGTCGCAGGATCAGCAGCAGCAACAGCCATTGATCCATGATGGCGAAAACAAAATAGTTCTTCCTTCTAAGCGGCTGAATCGCTTCCTTGCTGAATATCCGGATGACAAGAATCCAAGGAATCCAAAAGCGGCAGATCATTGCAAAAGGGATAACGAGCTTTGCTACTTGATGGGTTACGATAGGAACACGACAGCGTGCTGCAACAACAAGTGTATGGACTTGGGGTACGACAAGCATAACTGCGGCGCGTGCCAGCAGAAATGCAAAAAGTATACTGATTCGTGCTGCAGAGGGGAATGCGTCAATACCAACTTCGACAAGAGGCATTGCGGCGGTTGTAACAACCGGTGTGAAAAGGGCCAATACTGTGTCTACGGACTCTGTGGTTACGCCTAA